The nucleotide window CACCCGAAGGAATTCCACCTACTCTGGAGGTCGTTGGTTCTGCTTCTCCTGCCTTATCCTTCTGTTCTTGGGGAGAGAAGCGCTCACCAGAGAAGTCCCCAGAAGAGAGGACACAGAGTTAAGCTAGTGTTGCGGTTCCTTAATTTTCAcgacaggttggggggggggggggggtctgaaaaGTGCAGTTCACTTTATTGGAACAGAATACCACTTAAACACATCAGGCCTGTTTTGTCTCATCACAAAATACTCCAAATAGAATATAGGCAATAGACTGCAATCTGCTACAACTGAAGCCAAAAATGCATCAAAAGCCGAAACATAACCTGTTCTACTCCCAAATGTCAGACAGACAGGTAAGCTGGGGTCCTTtcctaaacattaaaggggtactgcactgaatttctttatttttcaatcatgcctgggctgcaaaaataaatataaaccttaaaggggtactccggtggaacacttttttttttttttttttttttatatgaactggtgccagaaagttaaaacagatttgtaaattacttctattaaaaagtctttacccttaagaaattattttcttttttgtcttgttcacagtgctctctgctgacacctaatgcctgtatcaggaactgtccagagcaggagaaaatcctcatagcaaacctatgctgctctggacagttcctgatatgctctgctgacacctctgtccatatcaggaactgtccagagcagcataggtttgctatgaggattttctcctgctctggacagttcctgatatggacagaggtgtcagcagagagcactgtggacaagaaaaaaagaaattaaaaaagaaaagaatttcctctgtagcatacagctgcttaaaagtactagaagggtaattttttttttttttttaatagaagtaatttacaaatctgtaactttctggcaccagttgattttaaaaaaataaaataaaaaaaaatgttttccaccggagtacccctttaactccctttCAGCTGTTCCCCCGATGCCAGGAAGAAGGCTGGGCTCAGACTAGTTACATGGCACTGCCGTTCAGTTTATCACCAGCTGAGATGGGACATCGTTGTGGCCGACGATAAGTTTCGCACAGTCTGACGTGTTAGGACCCAGAATACAGAAGACGTCTCGGTCTGGAGAACGGGAGAGTTTAAGTTTGTTATTTctctttttgcagcctgggcataatgGAAAGAGAAaacatttcaccggagtactcctttaaaccaaTATGTCCACAAAGGAGGACATTTAATATTAAACATTTTACACACTGGATATTTGTGAGAATGTAACCAGTTGACTTGAAGGATAGCCATTACCCATGCGaataaagtgatttacaaattgaTTAAACTTGCAGCATCTCCCCGGACCTGTGTTAGGAAGTAATTGTGTTCCCCATGCACTATTCTGCCGCTTTATTTTCGTATAGCTCTGTTTTGCCATTATGGTGTTATTCCTACTAGAAATAAATGGACAGTGGGTGTTAATAGTTGGGGACATGTCCTAGCGCACTTTCACACTGACCAATAAGCTTTGTAGGGAGACACCCTTATAGTGAGGGTGAATGGTTACACCCAATTGTCTATTCATATCTAAAACGGCAGAAGGAagagctataaaaaaaattaacaattcCCAAAACATGGCTAACTTATTCAGTTCTGTAGAGGGCAACAACAGGGCTGCCATATAGGTCCATGGGGCCTCTACTGTATTGGATTTCATATGTACTGATGTGTCATTCTATTAAAGATAATATATATGgatctattaccctttgtaagcaTCTGGGGAAGAATATCCCTAATGCCACCTGTATGGCTTTATACTAAGGGACTGTACAGGCCGTATGCACAAGCCATGTCTTCCATGTGTAAGGGCCCATTCAGATGGCAGCACATTCTGTGTGCGGCAGGCGCTGACTCAATCACTTAATTtaaaatttccacagcagatttttttCGCCACAAATTCTGCCGCGtgcgcagtgcagcagaatccaattgaaaacaatgggagtcaACGTCattggaatttctgtgcagaatttttctgttgcattccaccatgtgaatggGCCCTAGGAATCTTTAGACTTCCTATTGTATCTTCAATCCCTTCTGGTAATGGAATGCTGTTTGCCAGTCTCAATCGTGGTTTTTATAGCTCTGCATTGCATATTACACATTTTAGATTTGACACCAGGAGAAGATGACAAAACTAATATTTTACCTAATGAAAACATTTAGAAAAATTACAGAGCGCACACACACAATATCTACTGTATGGTCTGGCGTCGGGGTTAACGAAAAGTTAATTGACCTGGGTATAATGATATAAGATGGATGACAGTGTGTCAAGCATTCGAGACATCTTCTGGTGCGCTCTTATTGCTCTGGGAGAAGCTTTTACGTTCCAAGTTGGGCATGGAAGCAAAATTAGAGTAGAGAAACGAGTCTTAATAATCCTTTAGCTGTTGTCCCTTCaagcagcattaaaaaaaataaaaaaaaaataaaaaaagtgacagCTCAAGTTTATGATATTCTTCCATACGGAATATCCAGGCATGGTTTCCAGAACAGAGATTAATTGATCCCAAGGTGAAAAACACCACAAAGACCAAGCAATGATTTGATTTTCCCCACTAGACGCCACCATTACATCTTCTTCCGGACCATACGCCTGTAAAGGCCAAGTCATTGTGTCACATTGAGGTGTTGCAATAAAGTGACAAAGTTTAAATTTACGCAATTTATTAACTCGTGTCATTTTTCATGAAGTTGATACGGTGATGCCCCGCTCCACAGATGCTGCATCACTAAAGCTGGTCCGTCTGAAAAAGCCTTTCACTAATCCCCAACGCCATCATTTATGCTACAGTTCTTGCCTTCTGTGTAGGTTCCTTAATACTGCCCTTCGGCTCAGCAGTGCAGTCGCCGTGATCCTGCCGATTTCTCGCCCTCCACTGAATGTGATGCTTTGAGTAGGTGGACACAATGCAGTTCGTAACAATGTCAAACAAGTAGGTTCACACCTCCTGTTCTATCACAGACTGGGGAAGAGTCATGGGCAGGAGGGACAACAATTTAAAGCTTCTTTCCATTTGACGCAATTGTTGAAGGTGCTCCTTCTAGATTCAGATTAGGGTTCACGTTCAGCGTGCCTGTATAAACATTCTCCACCCCCCTCCTCCAACATTTCACATAAATTCAAATctttatatattataattatatattaaaaAGAGAAATGGGGAGGAAGGGGTGGACCTGGTTTTTTTTACCCCTCCATCCACTTTCTCTGgtcttcaaaagaaaaaaaaattcagaacctcatttataaaacaaaacaaaagaccgaggaagaaaaaaaaataaaaaataaaagtcagtTCAACAAATTCAAGAGGAGGAGGCAGAGACAAAAGGAGCCCCTCCGCCTCCTCCACTCTTCAGTGCACTCAAGCCCAGTCTTATCTCTGCCCGTCCATGGCAGTCATGGCTTTCTGGGGACCCCCTGTAGGCTGGGAGGTTGGAGGCCAGGCTGGTTGtggatggtggtggtgatgatggaggTGTGTGGTTGGAGAGGCTGGGGGCAGCCAGACAGGCTGTTGGCTGGGTGGTGATGAAGCCCAATACGGGTTGAAACTGCCAGGAGGAGAACAGGCGTTGGAGGCTGCGGGACTACTGCTGTTTTGCAAGCTCTCTGAGGTTCGAAGTTTAGAAAACATGGCTAAAGCATCCGGGAAGTTGGGAGGAGTGGCTGGCGTGTTACTTGGTGTACACATctgaaatacatttaaaaaaaaataattatattttttataatatatatatatattttatatatgcacACAAAGTAAATACACCACTTCAAAATTAAGTACCATATGAATTCCTTCCCATCAGATTTGATCTTTCAGTCCAAAGCCGAATCTAAAGGCTGAACCATTCATTTGTttagtatgcaaaaaaaaaaaggtaggcaTTCTTGTGGTGTTccaaataattagagatgagcgaacttacagtaaattcgattcgtcacgaacttctcagctcggcagttgatgacttatcctgcataaattagttcagccttcaggtgctccggtgggctggaaaaggtggatacattcctaggaaagagtctcctaggactgtatccaccttttccagcccatcggagcacctgaaagctgaactaatttatgcaggaaaagtcatcaactgccgagccgagaagttcgtgacgaatcgaatttactgtaagttcactcatctctagttgtaaagcatgcaataccaataggttttgcaattgctttcctaagaaaatgttcagtatttcatacagaaaaatccagtcaaacaactgccccccctgcctgcttggacacatactagttctgctgtgtccatgcatcatcacctatgtcatggacacactaccttgattgacagctgtgagtgcagggctcacaactggaggaaaaatcctcccactgtcagcttgtgtcccgctactgtcagtgagcgcaggctgggagttgtagttttggtaatgctaggggagatgtgagcagacaggatactgaaggagggggcggagacctgcaccgtgaggccacgcccctccctttgagaggaattcagactagtgagttaaattaaaagtgtaataaaaaataaataaaaggtgctagacacaaaaattagatgtacatggtcaggattaggtactgagtgattatatatatatatatatatatatatatatatatatatatatatatataaaaagttttttgttggatctggcgagtacactttaaaggaaaacacgTTCACCCgtactataacccgatacaccggtGAACAGGGGACCAATGCGGGGTctcagactgctatacctacctgcagtccgtaGCTCCGATCCcccaaaggtccccctctttcaGCGCTGACTTGGGCCCGCTGGCTGGATTTAGATACTCATAAACGCTGGTCATGTGACCGCTcctgcctactgagcgctcatgtgaacggcacttatgaatattcaaatcTAGCCGGCGGACCCCCCCTCCAGAGCGCAAGTCAGCACTGAAAGAGGGGGGATTGGAGCTCTGGacagcaggtaggtatagcagtcccagaccccgcatcggtctcctgttcaccggtgtatcgggttatagtgcggatgaacaggtgaccgttttcctCCTTCGTTCTACTGTACTGTATGCAGTGCTGAGACTTGACAGAGATAATAGTATACTTCCCAActggcgtgcctccagctgttgcaaaactacaactcccagcatgcccggacagccaaaggctgtccgggcatgctgggagttgtagttttgcaacagttggaggcatgccggttgggaaacactggtgtaaacaCAAGGAGGTACAGGTTAATGGTGCAGACATTGAACTGTCACACACTCCGAAACATCCAGGACATGTTCAGACCAGACCCATCCTGCAGGCCCTTCCCTATACTGTGGTTGTGCAACCCtaaagaatctttttttttttttttaaatcaatcccCAAGTGTCTTCTCAGCAGGGGTACATGTAGGGGCCACCCTCTTGTCCAACCTTCCGTGTTCTGACAAACACTTTCTCCATTTCCTCTTTAACTCTAACCTCGCCGAACCGAAAATGTCCCTGGAGCAATGATCATCAGGAAATGACTGCAACAGCCCGAAAACAGCGGCGGTGCATTAGTTCTGTGTCCTCACCATCTGCTTATTAACACAAACACCATGTCACATGCGGGTGAAAGTACAGGTCGCTGCTCGTCACCAGTGTATACGTTACTCAATAAATAGGTTTATGTCACCAGAAGGAACGTACAAGaggcaaaataaaacaaataaataaatattggtctGTGAACGCAGCAAGTCTCATAGGTTAACCCTTCAAATGCCCTCCCGTTTTCTCCCCTGTTAACACTTTAGTTGGTGTCCCTTCGCTCCTATCCcccttgttaacccttcaggtgctgtcccccTATTAACTCTTCACAGTGCAGTCCCTACGtcctcccattaaaggggtactccactggaaaaatattaatttttttttaaagttaaagtcttaatccttccagtacttatcagctgccgttatgaccaacaggaagttattttctttttgaatttcccttctgctgacacctctgaccattttaggaactgtccagagtaggagcaaatccccatagcaaacctctcctgctccaagcagttcctcatatggacagaggtgtcagcagagagcattgcgaTCAGggagaaaggacattcaaaaagaaaaaagaacttcatctgtagtatacagcagctgataagtactggaaggattaagattcctcaattgaagtgatttacaaatctctaactttctggccccagttgataaagTCACTAATATCCCATCTTGTGTAGAAGTAGAAAAAGATGGCCCAGAAAAGGCGCCTTGTGCATTACCCTAGGAGACAACAATGGTCACCCCACATGAGGTGGGGGTGTAGTGGGTCTAtaaaatggccgctcacctggagcgtatatGAAATAAGCATATAACCTCAATTAGAGGTACAATAGAAGATCCCGTGCAGGCCCGCAGGTATCGGGATGCATCCGAATGGAGGTCCTGTGGTAAAACTGGATACAGCAGGAAGAAAGTGACCTTCGTGCAGGCGCTAAGGTCTCCAGAAGAAACTCTCAACCGGATCAtggaagtgaatggagttcaggtTTATTGAGATAAAAcagcaataacgcgtttcggggtatacAAACCTCTTCAGATTGGCAGATTAATCTGCCAATCTGAAGGGGTTTgtataccccgaaacgcgttattgagGTTTAATCtgccaatctgaagaaggggtttgtataccccgaaacgcgttcttGCTGTTTTATCTCGATAAacctgaactccattcacttccaTGATCCGGTTGTGAGTTTCTTTCTGGACACCCGAGCGCCTGCATGAAGGTCACTTTCTTCCTGCTGTATCTAATATCCCATCTTAACGTAGTTGGATTTTAACAGTTATAGCATTAATGTCATTAAAATAAACTTTTCACACGTTGCccagacatgtaaaaagtttagattgcaccaATCTTGAGTAATAGTCGACTGAAGGGCATGATAGCACCTGCTTTACTCCCCCAGCTGTTCATCCACTTTCACTGCATTTGTCTATTGAGCCGAACCTGGCTGCCGCACACTAAGGACTAAGACCAGTTGCCACCTTCCAACATGTCACAAGCTGCTTTAATCATTAAGTCTCTCTATATAGTTCTCTACAGTAGTAGAAACTGTCCATGTAAATTCGGAACGGTTTGGACATGCTGCACTGACCATTATTCCTATAACAGTCTAGTTGGTGAGGGCATCTGTGTGAATAGGCGACTGCGACTCTGAAAACCTGTTTACGCAGTTTGAAAGATGTCATGGGTGACTTGGTCTTTACTCTTAGGTGGCTTTTTGCCTCTCCTTTTCTACTGTCATTTGTTGGTACAAGCCTCCTGtaagtatactgtacagtgatccctcaacctacaatggcctcaacatacaatagtttcaacatacaatggtcttttctggaccattgtaagttgaaaccagactcaacatacaatgctatctGTGAAACAtggcaatggctggaagaactgaccaatcagaatggatattcactggtaaaacgcctgtaatactgaagtgcatgcactgactgatgtctggtagcgccctctacagtacagggaggtattacatgttctgtactctttacctgtaccagggttacctgctcctctggacaccaggtaagggcgactccatgttactttttttttggaCATTGTATGTACTGcagaggaccctgaagaagctcctgtcctctacatagaccagtgtttcccaagcagggtgccctcagctgttgcaaaactacaactcccagcatgcccggacagccttcggctgtccgggcatgctgggagttgtagttttgcaacagctggaggctccctgcttgggaaacactgacagacagtgattacagctcccagcagatctttatcacttttatatgtaaggatttgctttatctatattagttatctacttatttttctttaatcctcactttttcttttttcgtatgacattttggtggcttcagaaccaattaccaggtttccatagagttctggtctcaacatacaatgttttcaacatacaatggtcgtcctggaaccaattaatattgtaacttgagggatcactgtatatggccTCTTTTACATTGCCATCAGGCTCCGCTATGTGGAGCTCCATCTGCAATTCCGTtgattttagcagagaaaaaatttttaaaaaaaataaaaaaaaaattgtgcctgCACTGTTTTTTGGGGCCACtgcaaaagataaaataaaaaacactgaaGGGACCATTAACGGagcattttatttacatttttttttttttattaagtgtaAATATTAAaacttaaatataaaatatttatatattagtAACAATGATACCACAATAAAACCTCTttgaaaaagaccaccaaaatttcacAGAAAAGTGGTCTTTAAAAGGAGTGGTTGTCAAAGAAATGTATAGTGGACTAAAAAGCAATCACATAAAGGGGTGGTCTTCTCAGAGTGGTGgaagtcctttaaaggggtactccgggcctaagacatcttatcccctatccaaagggtaggggataagatgtctgaccgcggggggggGCGTGgtgccgccactggggacccctacaatctagcatgcaacacccacctgtgagcactgcaggaagcgctggaggctccaagtcttatgcctcccgaccacggggaaggggtatcgtgacgtcactactccgccccccgtgtaacatcacgccccgctccctcaatgtaagtctatgggagggggcgtgacggccgccacgccccctcccatagacttgcattgagggggcggggctatgaagtcacacgctcccgactccagcgttcggaacagtttgttccaaacgctgagcagcggagtacccctttaaagggcttatccaggaatAAAGAAACTGAGCTTATTTCTTCaataaacagcaccacccctgcagcaggttgggtgtggtattgcagttctgtTGAAGCAAatagagctgtaataccacaaacaTGAGGACAGGTGAGGTGGTATTTTCGAAAGAaataagctcttttttttttttttctctggataacccctttaagtcccagacaATTTCTATATTAAacaattccttttttttatttattttttatttttttaaacaataatgaATTTTCGACATGTCATATAAACAGGTGAAATGTTTTGATCGTCTGGGCTCTAGGTGTTTTGACCCCCCCATTGCTGCGCTCCCTATCTTACTGCAGGAGAAGAGCTCTATGGCACCTATGAGGGGCTCTATTTAGCATTTGGTGGGGGGGACTCGACTGAAATACTATAGGACATGTtcaggtttttttccccccatcatTATTATAATAAAGATAAGAGTGTTATTCTTTGTTCTCTTAGAGACTGTGGAGCAGAGTTTAACcgttgtgcctttagctgttgtaaaactacaactttcagcatggcttggcttgtagttttgcaacagctggaggtacactggttaagaaacactgctgtagagtaaACATTAAATCCAGCAATCTATCTGCACCATCAGGCTATTTTATAAAGGCAGGAATAGACTGTATATTTGCTGTGAACCCTACATGAATGTACAGACATTATAGAGTGTTTGTGCAGCTGTCTACTCTGCCACGCTCGCTCTTCCTGGAGGCCATTTTGTTGTGGTGGTTACACACTCGGCTCCCGCTGTGTTTACACCCAGTGGACCTCTGGAATCACACACTGATGTGCGCTGTACATTCCTGCCAGCGGGGACAGCGCACACAGGCGCTCTCATCGGCTGCCTTTAACCCTTTATACAGTGCCAAGAAGAGGGTACTACTCACCATGTGCGGATGATGCTGAGCGCTGGGTACATTGGATTCTTGGAAAAAAGTGCTGAGAGCAGTCTAAACggacaagaaaaacttggattAGACTTATATAGCAATGAGGGGAGCATATAAAAATAAGCATCAGAGAGACCAAGCTGTTCctttggaaagggggggggggggggggtggaacttGTGCGCTATAAGGTCAAACAGATGTAAAACTTATGGAAATTTTGGAGCAATAgaaatattatgtgtgtgtgtatatatatttatttaaaacatttatttttattttttttagaaaggaTGCAAATTTTCTGAAAAGTTGCAGCATAAAATGCAGAGTAGAGTAATTTTACAAAAATGTCAAATAATTTCAATGCTGGATGTTGGTCTCACCATTGTACTGAAAGGAGGAAAAGAAAAACCAatgagaaattaaaggggtacacccccagaaaacatcttaccccctatccaatggGGGGGCTGCTGGGAACCACCGCAATCTCCGCTGTGGCatcccagtcatccggcacacggAGTGAacaccacacaccctccattcatgtctatgggaggaggcttggCGGCTACGTactatggtgtgacgtcacaaacactgAAGCTCCAAACTTCCATGTTCCAGCCACCACCGCCGCCgacctggagatcgcaggggtcccccgtgatcagaaatcttatccccttatcctttggataggggataagatgttttttgggggagtacccctttaaggaaacatcatctgtgatgggggagaacatcatCTGTAATAAACTTCAATTAAGACCAATCTGAGAGGGCTGAAACATCAACTAatataaaggacaactgcagtggtaaacatttatatatgcccgggcctcaaaaacaaacaaaataaactcatacattcctacgagcccccattggtccggcacaggcctcacggtccggcagtgctgacgtcattccacttcctggggacggggacgccacagagccatcggcgtatcaccagccgtagcgatgtcccgccccggcctgtgataggctgagaccactgtcatgtaaggagctctggccggcttcttacatgacaatgggctcagcctatcacaggccggggtgggacatcgctgaggccagtgatacgccgacggctctgcggcgtccccatccccaggaagtggaatgacgtcagcactgccggaccatgaggcctgtgccggaccaacgggggctcgtaggaaggtatgtataagtttattttgtttatttttgaggcccgggcatattTAAAAAGTgttccactgcagttgtcctttaatagcaACAAGATGGAGCCCAGCCACAACCAAACTAAACAAACCGTTCCCCTGCAGCGCCCCTAGAGACAGAAATACATATTGGTCTTCTATACAAATTCCATTCTCAGTATTTGAAGTGTATTCCAGGATTTGCTTGTCTGCAGGTGAGACTGGAAAACTTACTAAAAGATTTCAGACATCTTGCGTGAAGGTCTAAATGTTAATCTGTCTATAACATGGTATTTAAACTATATATCATTATTAAAGAACGTTCCAtaaggattaaaaaaatatataatttttttccaggCCTGCCACAAGCAGCCAACTGTACTTAAATGGCAGATGTTTGGGAAAAAAAGGATTGTCGCAATAAATTCCAGCATGCTGAATCACGTCACTTGTCtggggttttaatgttatggatgATTGGGGTAAAGTATATATATGTTCACAAGCAcagtgtatacatacacacaaatattttataataaaagttCCTTTGAAGAGGTACTTTTTTCAGAtctactggtgctagaaagttaaacagatttgtgaattacttctatttaaaaatcttaatccttccagtacttatcagctgctgtatgttacagaggaagttgagaagTTCTTTtgtgtcggaccacagtgctctctgccgacacctctgtccatgtcaggaactgaccagagcaggtgaaaatccccatagcaaaactatcctgctctggacagtgcctgaaatggacataggtgtcggcagagagcactgtggtcagacaggaaagaacttatCAACTTCATccgtaacatacagcagctgataagtactggaaggattaagatttttaaatagaagtaatttacaaatctgtttaactttctagcaccagttgatctgaaaaaaataaaaatgatttttcCACCGAAGTCAAAGGAACTTATATTTATtgtgtgcatatatattttaCCCCAATCATCCATTACATTAAAACCCCAGACAAGTGACGTGCATGTTGGAATTTATTGcgacaatcctttttttttttttttttttaaaggggtattccaggaattatttttatttgactatgctacaagggctgtaaagttagtgtagttcataatatagtgtctgtacctgtgtgtgacggttttctcacaattcttctgtgattttcaccaaaaatatttatttttaacagcatacaaaatgactgttgtctcggatttttcccaggttgcaatgcggccgagacctgacatcactagtccgctgatgacagggagcctgtctgcttcaatgggtggagggatcaatctgcaactaatgcaacagctggaggcaccctgattgaaaaccacaggtcttttgaagggatgcagctcatttatgtttcaatgggtagggtggctgatgtgtggtagggaggaaaatggaattgtgggatttgtagtcaaaaagagaaaaatcaaacaggaaataccagttcacaaataaCTAGccccagtattatggtaatctcacaacatagacatttagccccaagacaagcgcagatccttcctaagcatgtccattactgtctgccaggtacgtactaaaatcacctcatggtggagaacccctttaagggtagaggACAGTGTTTTCATTGAGGGCTGGCAGGTGACTTGCTTTTCAGGTATTGCATTATAATCGGCTCCAGCagcccatagaccagtgtttcccaaccagggtgcctccagctgttgcaaaactacaactcccagcatgcccggacagccgaaggctgtccgggcatgctgggagttgtagttttgcaacagctggaggcaccctggttgggaaacactgccatagacaatAGCCAAGCATGCCAGGTATGCACTCGTACCGAGGAACATTGCCTTCTAAATGGAATCTCTTTGTCCCAATGTACAATGTGTGGTTCGGCTGTGGAGTGTAATCCATATAGTCAgggctgcaaaacaacaacacaaaGCTACTGCTGGaaagagcacacacacacacacacacacacggtaatGTATGTAAACAAACACAACCACCACCGTCACCCAACACAAAGTGTGCCAGGAGCGCCCAGGATAATGCCTACTACAAGCTGACGTCATCTGTATAGGGAAAATAATACATTATGAAGCATATGCAGAACGTACAGCTCCATAGACAGAGGCAGGAAAGCTGCCCTGCCCCCACCTTCATGTATTATGGTAAACAATGAATTGTGGCCCCCTAAACATGGGGGTCCGCTCACAACCCACAACCGCAGC belongs to Hyla sarda isolate aHylSar1 chromosome 13, aHylSar1.hap1, whole genome shotgun sequence and includes:
- the UBALD2 gene encoding UBA-like domain-containing protein 2, which produces MSANQRARSNARLCPTVGDAPGPGAEHITRLPGGERGVGPGMSVNMEELRHQVMINQFVLAAGCAADQAKQLLQAAHWQFETALSTFFQESNVPSAQHHPHMMCTPSNTPATPPNFPDALAMFSKLRTSESLQNSSSPAASNACSPPGSFNPYWASSPPSQQPVWLPPASPTTHLHHHHHHPQPAWPPTSQPTGGPQKAMTAMDGQR